In Actinoplanes lobatus, the DNA window CGACCTCCCGCCTCGGCGAGGCGCCGTGAAACTCCTTGCTGCCGTCAACCGGGGACGGTTCACTCCCATGATCGGTTCTGCGCCGTCTCAGGAACGGCAGCGTTTCTCGCGCCAACGGCGCGAGGCGAGACCGACAGCGGGGGGGACAGCATGAACCAGAAGCGAAGGCTGGTGGCGCTCTTCTTGGCGAGCGCCGCGGCCACAACAATCGGGCTCGCCGGGGCGCGGCCGGCCTCGGCCGTGGCAGAGTCGGCCTTTCTGACGATCCGTTCGCAGGGCGGCGGCAACTATTCGCTCACCGTGACTGGTCATCGAAAATCTTCCGTGGAAAACCCCCGGCTTTAGCCGTGGGGAGGAAACGGGACTCCTGCGGAGCAGGTCAGGGATAGCCGATCCGCCGTCGAGGCGGATGGGCGTCTGGTCGGACGTTGCGCTGGTTCTCCACATGCCTCTTCACGGTCTCCAGGGTCGTTGGGCTGCGCGGGTATGGTGTCTGATGTGGATGAGACGGTGCGTTACACCTATCGCCTGCGGCCTGGCCGTATCGCGGAGGCCGCACTGCTCGGCGAGTGGGGCCGCTGCCGGTGGCTGTGGAACGAAGCCGTCCACCAGCAGAGGACTCGCCGCAAGCCGACGTTCGGCAAACTGTCCAAGCTGCTGACCGACGCCCGCGGCCGCAACGCCTGGCTGCGGGGCGGTTCCCAGGTCGCCCAGCAGCAGACATTGCGCACCTACGGCACCGCCCTGGATCACTCGTTCACGGTGAAGGGCCGGGGCCGTCCGAAGGTCAAGCGGCTGAAGGACTCGCTGCCCAGCCTGGAATACACCACTCGTGGCTTCTCGATCAAGGGCGGCCGGCTCCGCCTGCCGGACAAGGTCACGATCCCGGTCGTCTGGTCCTGGGAACTGCCGTGCGAACCGTCCAGCGTGCGGGTCTACCGTGACAGCCTCGGGCATTGGTACGCCTCGTTCGTGGTCCGTCGGGACACGATCGGCACACCCGGGGCGGACCTGCCCGGCATCGGCATCGACTGGGGCGTGAAGGTAACCGCCACCACGACCGATCCCGCGTTCGACCTTCCGCACCTCGGACATCGCAAACGGTGCGCTGCTGAACTGGCCAAATCCCAGCGCAGGATGGCCCGCCGCCGCCGACCGAAGGGCCAGCCGCAGTCGAAGGGCTACCAGACCGCGAAGCGGCAGGCCGCCCGGGTAGCGAAGAAGGCGGCCCGGCAGAACACCCACGACGCCCGGGTCTGGGCCAAGAACGTCACCGAGCATCACAGTTTGATCGCTGTGGAGGACTTCAAACCGACGTTCCTTGCCAAGACGACGATGGCCCGCAAGGCCGCTGACGCGGCGATCGGCGCGTGCAAGCGAGAACTTGTCGAGCGTGGTATGCGGGCGGGCCGGAAGGTGGTGCTGGTGCCGCCCGCCTACACCACGATGACCTGCTCCGCGTGCGGCGAGAGAGCCAATCACCGCCTCGGACTGGGCGTACGCATCTTCGAGTGCACAGCCTGCGGTTACACCGCCTGCCGTGACCTCAACGCCGCGAGGACGATCCTCGCCACGGCTGAACGCGACCGTGCCAGTGCCGACGACGTGAGACATCTGATCGCCTCCTTCCGGGATGGTGGATCAGGTGCGGTCCGAGCTGAGAATCCAGGGCCTTGCCCCGGAGGGAAATCCCCCGGATTCATCCGTGGGGATCGTTAATTCAATCTGCCTCAGGCGGTGGTGGCGACGACCTACTCCGTCAAGATCCTCGGTGAGGACGGCTGGTTCGACGACACACCGGTTTGCGACGCGTGGCCGTTGACCACCGACGCGAACGGGAACTACTGGCACCAGTGGACCTGCACGGGCGCCCTGCTCAACGAGGACTGGGAGGGTCAGGACGAGAACTACGCCAAGCTCACCGTCTTCCCATCCGGCGCCAAATCGCACGTGGTGCGGAGCAACACGGTCAAGGGCTACTACTAATCAGACCCGGCCGAATGCTGGTCCGGCTACCCGGTGACCGGTGGTGTTACCGGGTAGCCGTGACCTGCCGGGAGCTACACCGTTCCGGCTCCGGCGGGCTGGCGGGCCGGGGGAGCGTCCGGAGTGGCCCGGGTCAGGTGGCCGGCGAGCCGGTCACCCTCGATGTCCAGGTCGGGCAGGAG includes these proteins:
- a CDS encoding RNA-guided endonuclease InsQ/TnpB family protein; protein product: MDETVRYTYRLRPGRIAEAALLGEWGRCRWLWNEAVHQQRTRRKPTFGKLSKLLTDARGRNAWLRGGSQVAQQQTLRTYGTALDHSFTVKGRGRPKVKRLKDSLPSLEYTTRGFSIKGGRLRLPDKVTIPVVWSWELPCEPSSVRVYRDSLGHWYASFVVRRDTIGTPGADLPGIGIDWGVKVTATTTDPAFDLPHLGHRKRCAAELAKSQRRMARRRRPKGQPQSKGYQTAKRQAARVAKKAARQNTHDARVWAKNVTEHHSLIAVEDFKPTFLAKTTMARKAADAAIGACKRELVERGMRAGRKVVLVPPAYTTMTCSACGERANHRLGLGVRIFECTACGYTACRDLNAARTILATAERDRASADDVRHLIASFRDGGSGAVRAENPGPCPGGKSPGFIRGDR